From one Acidimicrobiales bacterium genomic stretch:
- the surE gene encoding 5'/3'-nucleotidase SurE: protein MRILVTNDDGIHSDGLRTLAIAMRRFGDVTVVAPDDEYSGASAALGALHNMHPEVHQMTLEGLDQVWAVSGPPALCVMFARLGAFGPPFDLVVSGINPGVNVGRSVYHSGTVGAALTARSGGMTGVAISQAVHGFGIEGQGWDEMLRDQCWEGAAAVASAVVGALVVDLPPAPVVVNVNVPNLDVEKMRGWQRATIGRIPPRVIAEAHLEPKVGHPGSFRVVMKWGDAVSLPEGTDGGAVERDLVSVTMLGSLSESADAHPLEADELAMSAIARSLDDLFGEALKAG from the coding sequence GTGCGAATCCTGGTCACCAACGACGACGGCATTCATTCCGACGGTCTCAGAACGCTCGCGATCGCGATGCGCAGGTTCGGCGACGTGACCGTCGTGGCGCCCGACGACGAGTACTCCGGCGCCAGCGCCGCGCTCGGCGCGCTGCACAACATGCACCCGGAGGTGCATCAGATGACCCTGGAGGGGCTCGACCAGGTTTGGGCGGTCAGCGGCCCGCCGGCGCTCTGCGTGATGTTCGCTCGTCTCGGTGCGTTCGGGCCCCCGTTCGACCTGGTCGTCTCGGGCATCAACCCAGGAGTCAACGTGGGCCGTTCGGTATATCACTCGGGGACCGTCGGCGCGGCCCTCACGGCGAGGTCCGGCGGCATGACGGGTGTGGCGATCAGCCAGGCGGTTCACGGGTTCGGGATCGAAGGTCAGGGATGGGACGAAATGCTGCGCGATCAATGCTGGGAGGGAGCGGCCGCAGTCGCTTCGGCAGTAGTCGGGGCTCTCGTCGTTGATCTGCCGCCGGCGCCGGTCGTTGTGAACGTCAACGTTCCCAACCTTGATGTCGAAAAGATGCGTGGGTGGCAGCGAGCGACCATCGGACGGATTCCTCCGCGGGTGATTGCAGAAGCTCACCTCGAGCCGAAGGTGGGGCACCCCGGTAGCTTCCGGGTGGTGATGAAGTGGGGGGACGCGGTGTCGTTGCCTGAGGGCACCGACGGTGGCGCGGTAGAGCGCGATCTCGTGTCGGTGACGATGCTCGGCAGCTTGTCCGAGTCTGCTGACGCCCACCCGCTCGAAGCCGATGAACTGGCGATGTCCGCGATCGCGCGATCACTCGACGACCTGTTCGGCGAGGCGCTGAAGGCCGGTTGA
- a CDS encoding DUF2237 domain-containing protein: protein MAKNVLGGELEPCNYDPLTGFYRDGCCNTGADDLGVHVVCAKVTPEFLEYSKTVGNDLSSPQPGFAGLQAGDQWCLCAARWKEAFDAGVAPDVVLESTHIRALEWVDLEDLRRHATT from the coding sequence ATGGCGAAGAACGTCCTCGGCGGTGAGCTCGAACCGTGCAACTACGACCCGTTGACCGGCTTCTACCGTGACGGGTGCTGCAACACCGGCGCCGACGATCTTGGCGTTCACGTGGTCTGCGCGAAGGTCACGCCTGAGTTCCTCGAGTACAGCAAGACCGTCGGCAACGACCTGAGCAGTCCCCAACCCGGCTTCGCCGGCCTCCAAGCCGGAGACCAGTGGTGCCTGTGCGCAGCCCGCTGGAAGGAGGCCTTCGACGCCGGCGTGGCGCCCGACGTCGTCCTCGAATCGACCCACATCCGGGCGCTGGAATGGGTGGACCTGGAGGACCTCCGGCGCCACGCGACTACATAA
- a CDS encoding DUF4389 domain-containing protein, whose protein sequence is MTAAAVPYESGGYPLGLDVSSPETVERWRPLVNWLLVVPHQIWLYLLMIGAEIVAFLGWFAILFTGRMPDSWTDYIAGVLRYQWRITCYLYAWTVEYPSFSPVPGHVDPGDYPAALWSARAVERNRLTTFFRGLLVIPHFIVLSLFGIIAFLALAVAWFAVLFTGRWPEGLRSFAIGYFRWAFRVNGYFYLLTDAYPPFDTAP, encoded by the coding sequence ATGACAGCAGCGGCAGTCCCCTATGAAAGCGGCGGGTATCCGCTAGGTCTCGACGTAAGCAGCCCCGAAACCGTTGAGAGGTGGCGTCCTCTCGTCAACTGGCTGCTGGTAGTACCGCACCAGATCTGGTTGTACCTGCTGATGATCGGCGCAGAGATCGTCGCCTTCCTCGGGTGGTTCGCCATCCTGTTCACCGGCCGAATGCCCGACAGCTGGACTGACTACATCGCGGGAGTGCTCCGCTACCAGTGGCGGATCACTTGCTACCTGTACGCGTGGACCGTGGAGTATCCGAGCTTCAGCCCGGTTCCCGGTCACGTTGATCCGGGCGATTACCCGGCTGCTTTGTGGTCGGCGCGCGCAGTTGAACGGAACCGCCTGACGACGTTCTTCCGGGGACTCTTGGTCATCCCGCATTTCATCGTCCTCTCCCTTTTCGGGATCATCGCCTTCCTCGCTCTTGCCGTCGCGTGGTTCGCGGTCCTGTTCACCGGGCGCTGGCCGGAGGGGTTGCGAAGCTTCGCCATTGGTTACTTCCGTTGGGCGTTCCGGGTGAATGGGTACTTCTACCTTTTGACCGACGCCTACCCGCCCTTCGACACCGCGCCCTGA
- a CDS encoding sigma-70 family RNA polymerase sigma factor: MSDEALLAGLAGGGPEVGLAFVRRFQRHIFGVALAVLGEASLAEDVAQQTFVRAWRAAPGFDSTRGSVRTWLTTIAHNLAVDAARGRKSTPLDPSDLVRLMGPGFDEPEQLSMRKESAAELRQAIGSLPAEQARAVVMAGVYGFTAQQVADAEDIPLGTAKTRIRSAMHKLRSALDPGVLHHG, translated from the coding sequence ATGAGCGACGAGGCCCTCCTCGCCGGGTTGGCCGGCGGGGGCCCCGAAGTCGGCCTGGCGTTCGTCAGGCGCTTCCAAAGGCACATCTTCGGTGTTGCCTTGGCCGTGCTCGGTGAAGCATCCCTGGCCGAAGACGTCGCCCAACAGACGTTCGTGCGTGCGTGGCGGGCAGCCCCGGGATTCGACTCGACCCGAGGGTCGGTCCGGACCTGGCTCACAACGATCGCCCACAACCTCGCCGTGGACGCCGCCCGGGGGCGCAAGTCGACTCCTCTCGACCCGTCGGACCTCGTCCGGCTCATGGGTCCCGGATTCGACGAGCCCGAGCAGCTATCGATGCGCAAAGAGTCGGCTGCCGAGCTTCGACAAGCGATCGGGTCGCTACCCGCAGAGCAGGCCCGGGCGGTGGTGATGGCCGGCGTCTACGGCTTCACCGCGCAGCAGGTCGCCGACGCCGAGGACATTCCGCTGGGGACCGCGAAAACCCGCATCCGCTCCGCGATGCACAAGCTTCGCTCAGCGCTCGATCCAGGGGTACTGCACCATGGCTGA
- a CDS encoding response regulator transcription factor: MRILIVEDELSMANSLARGLEAEGYAVDVALDGEDGLARARQHPYDAVVLDLMLPKLNGYAVTKALRDAGERVPVLMLTAKQGEFDQTEALDTGADDFLSKPFSYPVLLARLRALIRRGGAPQGAVLVHGDLRLDSRDHRCWRADEEVTLTPREFALLTYLMHRPGETVSKNELLDHVWDPSAERDPNVVEVYVGYLRRKLDRPGEQSHIETVRSYGYRLCGAAQGAA; encoded by the coding sequence GTGAGGATCCTGATAGTGGAGGACGAGTTGTCCATGGCCAACTCGCTCGCGCGGGGTCTAGAAGCCGAGGGCTACGCCGTCGACGTCGCTTTGGACGGCGAGGACGGCCTGGCGCGCGCCCGTCAGCATCCCTACGACGCGGTCGTCCTGGACCTGATGCTGCCGAAGCTCAACGGCTATGCGGTGACAAAGGCGCTGCGCGACGCCGGAGAGCGAGTGCCGGTCCTGATGCTCACCGCCAAACAGGGAGAGTTCGATCAGACCGAAGCCTTGGATACCGGGGCGGACGACTTCCTTTCGAAGCCTTTTTCCTATCCGGTGCTGCTCGCCCGGTTGCGGGCCCTGATCAGGCGGGGAGGGGCACCGCAAGGAGCGGTTCTCGTCCACGGCGACCTGAGGCTCGACTCCCGGGACCACCGGTGCTGGCGTGCGGACGAGGAGGTGACCCTCACACCCCGCGAGTTCGCTCTGCTCACGTACCTGATGCACCGCCCCGGGGAGACGGTTTCCAAGAACGAGCTTCTCGACCACGTCTGGGATCCTTCGGCAGAGCGCGACCCGAACGTCGTCGAGGTGTACGTGGGTTACCTGCGCCGCAAGCTCGACCGGCCCGGCGAGCAATCGCACATCGAGACGGTCCGGAGCTACGGGTACCGCCTGTGCGGGGCCGCTCAAGGGGCGGCATGA
- a CDS encoding glycosyltransferase family 39 protein, with product MTTIQEVLVVRPSERASSRLRAVETDRVLVGALVVFALALRVPFIGRSYWIDEGISIGISSHHVTQIPALLTRDGSPPLFYVLLHFWMIGFGRSEIATHLLPLTFSLLSIPLAYWSGKELFGRRGGRWAAVLMATNPFLEWYSTETRMYPIVIVLSIVGITFAVRAVRDRDARDAVAAVAAYALLLYTHNWGIYLTLVTVGVLAGLAWYQGNRRLAAQVCAAGAAAFALWLPWLPFFLDQASSTAAPWAVRPNIGNFFADQGSALGGTLNFAVAPFLAYGAWRTHKLRPAAESQLAGLLCGIGLVTGVVGFLGAQIEPSWTVRYLAVIVAPILLAAAGALSSSQTGRVVLGSTCAVLAGWSAIGALLPNPSFPFAKSNVGSVAGASRPELAPGDLVVVTQTEQLAVLAYYLPKGLIYATPTGLVTDPTVVDWRNIVPRLERADPCMTVGPLIAALPVGAHVLEVNPVRKLGARGSAWQKAVTSQVASVDRLLATDPTLVAIGSYAEHESPRPYSPVVGEVFRKTAGVGPCAGA from the coding sequence GTGACCACGATTCAAGAAGTCCTGGTAGTCAGGCCATCCGAGCGCGCCTCCAGCAGGCTCCGTGCGGTCGAGACCGACCGCGTCCTGGTCGGCGCCCTCGTGGTCTTCGCTCTCGCATTGCGGGTGCCGTTCATCGGCCGGTCGTACTGGATCGACGAGGGCATCAGCATCGGGATCTCGTCTCACCACGTCACCCAGATCCCCGCCCTGCTGACACGTGACGGCTCGCCTCCGCTCTTCTACGTCCTGCTGCACTTTTGGATGATCGGGTTCGGCCGGTCGGAGATCGCCACCCATCTGCTGCCGCTCACGTTCTCGCTTCTTTCGATCCCACTGGCGTACTGGTCCGGCAAGGAGCTGTTTGGCCGGCGCGGGGGGAGGTGGGCGGCCGTCCTGATGGCGACCAACCCGTTTCTGGAGTGGTACTCGACCGAGACCAGGATGTATCCGATCGTCATCGTCTTGTCGATCGTCGGGATCACCTTCGCGGTGCGTGCGGTACGCGACCGAGACGCTCGCGACGCTGTCGCGGCGGTAGCTGCCTACGCGCTCCTTCTCTACACACACAACTGGGGCATCTACCTCACCCTGGTCACCGTCGGCGTCCTCGCCGGGCTGGCGTGGTACCAGGGGAACCGCCGGCTGGCCGCCCAGGTGTGCGCGGCGGGTGCAGCCGCGTTCGCACTGTGGCTTCCATGGCTGCCGTTCTTCCTCGACCAGGCGAGCAGCACGGCGGCCCCGTGGGCGGTCCGTCCGAACATCGGGAACTTCTTCGCGGATCAGGGATCGGCGCTGGGCGGAACGCTGAACTTCGCGGTCGCTCCGTTCCTCGCGTACGGAGCTTGGCGCACCCACAAGCTCCGACCGGCTGCGGAGTCGCAACTCGCCGGGCTTCTGTGCGGGATCGGGCTGGTTACCGGGGTGGTGGGTTTTCTGGGGGCGCAGATCGAGCCGTCCTGGACGGTTCGGTACCTGGCAGTGATAGTCGCGCCGATCCTGCTGGCCGCTGCCGGCGCGCTCAGCTCGAGCCAAACCGGGCGCGTCGTTCTCGGATCGACTTGTGCCGTGCTGGCCGGGTGGAGCGCGATCGGAGCGCTCCTGCCAAACCCGAGCTTCCCGTTCGCCAAGAGCAACGTCGGCTCGGTAGCCGGCGCATCCAGACCGGAGCTCGCACCCGGCGACCTGGTGGTCGTGACCCAAACGGAGCAACTCGCAGTGCTTGCGTACTACCTCCCGAAAGGTCTGATATATGCGACCCCCACTGGTTTGGTGACCGACCCTACGGTCGTCGACTGGCGCAACATCGTGCCGCGCCTGGAGCGCGCCGACCCGTGCATGACCGTCGGGCCCTTGATCGCCGCACTTCCGGTCGGCGCCCACGTCCTGGAGGTGAACCCGGTACGCAAGCTCGGCGCGAGAGGATCGGCTTGGCAGAAGGCGGTCACGTCGCAGGTGGCGTCGGTTGACCGTCTTCTCGCCACGGATCCGACTCTCGTGGCGATCGGGTCATACGCCGAGCATGAATCCCCCCGGCCGTACAGCCCCGTCGTCGGCGAAGTGTTCCGCAAGACGGCAGGGGTCGGGCCGTGCGCCGGCGCCTGA
- a CDS encoding HAMP domain-containing sensor histidine kinase, whose product MIRRTRAVFSAVRHAFDGLRVRVTLSAVLAVGCALGVSAAIVEATFAHERQHILVTTANEQARVVTAMNPELVPPIQLPPSQSLESGLVQVLHSGKVVAASRELRREPPLWIPGDPQVQTNDYILAGQARDVHVVEVPVSFGSTHDNVVVVTSLDQYDNSLLYVQRLLEFGLPALLLVLAVICWMIVGRALRPIEALRREVADVAAVSGAHRVAEPPTDDEVGRLARTLNSMLDRLEASTLRERRFLSDASHELRSPIANIRTEIEVALHHPDRTEWPRVAGEVLAQDERMGHLVESLLMLARSDEGHLASVDPSTVPTDLAAVADQVVAEVGGRCDGVSVVAVTHPTPVEVPAVYLERIIGNLVDNACRYAASLVEVRVTSHGGSAVLRVSDDGPGVPVTDRGRIFERFVRLDEARDRVHGGFGLGLAIVADLCRAFGGTIDISDADGGGAVFTMWMPLYAGPVAPATPAASPAQGQPSDSEPDRPPMVRS is encoded by the coding sequence ATGATCCGGCGAACGCGAGCGGTTTTCTCCGCGGTTCGGCACGCGTTCGACGGGCTTCGCGTACGGGTGACCCTGAGCGCGGTTCTGGCCGTCGGCTGCGCGCTCGGTGTCTCGGCTGCGATCGTCGAGGCGACTTTCGCGCACGAACGCCAGCACATCCTGGTCACAACCGCGAATGAGCAGGCCCGGGTGGTCACCGCGATGAATCCCGAATTGGTCCCGCCGATACAGCTGCCGCCCTCCCAGTCTCTGGAGTCCGGATTGGTGCAGGTTCTCCACTCGGGCAAGGTCGTCGCCGCAAGCCGGGAATTGCGGCGGGAGCCGCCGCTATGGATTCCAGGCGACCCTCAGGTACAAACCAACGACTACATCCTCGCCGGCCAGGCCAGGGACGTCCACGTGGTCGAGGTGCCCGTCAGTTTCGGGTCGACCCACGACAACGTAGTGGTGGTCACCTCGCTCGACCAGTACGACAACAGCCTGCTCTACGTCCAGCGCCTCCTCGAGTTCGGCCTGCCTGCCCTGTTGCTGGTTCTGGCGGTCATCTGCTGGATGATCGTCGGAAGGGCGCTGCGTCCCATCGAGGCGCTCCGGAGGGAGGTGGCCGACGTGGCCGCTGTCTCCGGTGCCCATCGGGTGGCGGAGCCACCGACCGACGACGAGGTTGGCCGGCTTGCCCGGACCCTCAACTCGATGCTCGATCGCCTGGAGGCGTCAACCCTCCGGGAGCGAAGGTTCCTATCCGACGCGTCGCACGAGCTGCGCTCGCCGATCGCCAACATCCGCACGGAGATCGAGGTCGCACTGCACCATCCGGACCGGACCGAGTGGCCACGGGTCGCCGGTGAGGTTTTGGCTCAGGACGAGCGGATGGGACATCTCGTCGAGTCTCTGCTGATGCTCGCCCGTTCCGACGAGGGCCACCTTGCGTCTGTCGACCCGAGTACCGTGCCCACCGATCTCGCAGCCGTGGCCGATCAGGTGGTCGCCGAGGTCGGCGGCCGCTGCGACGGCGTGTCGGTAGTCGCGGTCACCCACCCGACCCCGGTCGAGGTTCCTGCGGTCTACCTCGAGCGGATCATAGGGAACCTCGTCGACAACGCCTGCCGCTACGCCGCCTCGCTTGTCGAAGTGAGGGTCACGAGCCACGGCGGTTCCGCTGTTCTCAGGGTGTCGGACGACGGGCCCGGCGTTCCCGTCACCGACCGCGGCCGGATCTTCGAACGATTCGTGCGCCTGGACGAGGCGCGAGACCGGGTGCACGGCGGTTTCGGCCTGGGCCTGGCGATCGTCGCCGACCTTTGCCGGGCCTTCGGCGGGACGATCGACATATCTGATGCGGACGGCGGGGGAGCCGTGTTCACGATGTGGATGCCGCTGTACGCGGGTCCCGTGGCGCCGGCGACTCCGGCGGCCTCCCCAGCTCAGGGTCAGCCCTCGGACTCGGAACCGGACCGCCCTCCGATGGTCAGGAGCTAG